In the Halichoerus grypus chromosome 4, mHalGry1.hap1.1, whole genome shotgun sequence genome, one interval contains:
- the LOC118527744 gene encoding S-formylglutathione hydrolase isoform X2 yields the protein MALKQISSNKCFGGLQKVFEHDSVELNCKMKFAIYLPPKAETGKCPALYWLSGLTCTEQNFISKAGYHQAASEHGLVVIAPDTSPRGCNIKGEDESWDFGTGAGFYVDATEDPWRTNYRMYSYVTEELPQLINANFPVDPQRMSIFGHSMGGHGALICALKNPGKYKAYDATHLVKSYPGSQLDILIDQGKDDQFLSDGQLLPDNFIAACTEKKVPVVFRLQEGYDHSYYFIATFITDHIRHHAKYLNA from the exons ATGGCATTGAAGCAGATTTCCAGCAACAAGTGCTTTGGAGGATTGCAGAAAGTTTTTGAACATGACAG TGTTGAATTGAACTGCAAAATGAAATTTGCTATCTACTTACCACCAAAGGCAGAAACTGGAAAATGCCCTGCACTGTATTGGCTGTCTG GTTTGACTTGCACAGaacaaaattttatatcaaaGGCTGGTTATCATCAAGCTGCCTCCGAACATGGCCTTGTCGTCATTGCTCCAGATACGAGCCCTC GTGGCTGCAATATTAAAGGAGAAGACGAGAGCTGGGACTTTGGCACCGGTGCCGGGTTTTATGTGGATGCCACTGAAGATCCTTGGAGAACTAACTACAGAATGTACTCTTACGTAACTGAGGAG CTTCCGCAACTCATAAATGCCAATTTTCCAGTGGACCCCCAAAGGATGTCTATTTTTGGCCACTCCATGGGAGGCCATGGAGCTCTGATTTGTGCTTTGAAGAATCCTGGAAAGTACAAA gctTATGATGCTACCCATCTTGTGAAGTCCTACCCAGGTTCTCAGCTGGACATACTAATTGATCAAGGGAAAGATGACCAGTTCCTTTCAGATGGACAGTTACTACCTGATAACTTCATAGCTGCCTGTACAGAAAAGAAAGTCCCTGTTGTTTTTAGATTACAAGAG GGTTATGATCATAGCTACTACTTCATTGCAACCTTTATTACTGATCACATCAGACATCATGCAAAATACCTGAATGCATGA
- the LOC118527744 gene encoding S-formylglutathione hydrolase isoform X1 codes for MALKQISSNKCFGGLQKVFEHDSVELNCKMKFAIYLPPKAETGKCPALYWLSGLTCTEQNFISKAGYHQAASEHGLVVIAPDTSPRGCNIKGEDESWDFGTGAGFYVDATEDPWRTNYRMYSYVTEELPQLINANFPVDPQRMSIFGHSMGGHGALICALKNPGKYKSVSAFAPICNPVLCPWGKKAFSGYLGTDQSKWKAYDATHLVKSYPGSQLDILIDQGKDDQFLSDGQLLPDNFIAACTEKKVPVVFRLQEGYDHSYYFIATFITDHIRHHAKYLNA; via the exons ATGGCATTGAAGCAGATTTCCAGCAACAAGTGCTTTGGAGGATTGCAGAAAGTTTTTGAACATGACAG TGTTGAATTGAACTGCAAAATGAAATTTGCTATCTACTTACCACCAAAGGCAGAAACTGGAAAATGCCCTGCACTGTATTGGCTGTCTG GTTTGACTTGCACAGaacaaaattttatatcaaaGGCTGGTTATCATCAAGCTGCCTCCGAACATGGCCTTGTCGTCATTGCTCCAGATACGAGCCCTC GTGGCTGCAATATTAAAGGAGAAGACGAGAGCTGGGACTTTGGCACCGGTGCCGGGTTTTATGTGGATGCCACTGAAGATCCTTGGAGAACTAACTACAGAATGTACTCTTACGTAACTGAGGAG CTTCCGCAACTCATAAATGCCAATTTTCCAGTGGACCCCCAAAGGATGTCTATTTTTGGCCACTCCATGGGAGGCCATGGAGCTCTGATTTGTGCTTTGAAGAATCCTGGAAAGTACAAA tCTGTGTCGGCATTTGCTCCCATTTGCAACCCAGTGCTCTGTCCTTGGGGCAAAAAAGCCTTTAGTGGATATTTGGGAACAGATCAAAGTAAATGGAAG gctTATGATGCTACCCATCTTGTGAAGTCCTACCCAGGTTCTCAGCTGGACATACTAATTGATCAAGGGAAAGATGACCAGTTCCTTTCAGATGGACAGTTACTACCTGATAACTTCATAGCTGCCTGTACAGAAAAGAAAGTCCCTGTTGTTTTTAGATTACAAGAG GGTTATGATCATAGCTACTACTTCATTGCAACCTTTATTACTGATCACATCAGACATCATGCAAAATACCTGAATGCATGA